Proteins from one Desmodus rotundus isolate HL8 chromosome 9, HLdesRot8A.1, whole genome shotgun sequence genomic window:
- the ATPAF2 gene encoding ATP synthase mitochondrial F1 complex assembly factor 2, which produces MWRRCLCLRDGWHRLLNRPSGGPTATVGTGANIPSPSRAYAPPAERKRFYQNVSITQGEGGFEINLDHRKLKTPQAKLFTVPSEALAIAVATEWDSQQDTIKFYTMHLTTLCNTSLDNPTQRNKDQLIQAAVKFLDTDTICYRVEEPETLVELQKNEWDPIIAWAEKRYGVEIGSSTSIMGPSIPDKTREVLVSHLASYNTWALQGIEFVVAQLKSMLLTLGLIDLRLTVEQAVLLSRLEEEYQIQKWGNVEWAHDYELQELRARTAAGALFVHLCSESTTIRHKLLQD; this is translated from the exons ATGTGGAGGAGATGCCTCTGCCTGCGGGACGGATGGCACCGGCTCCTGAACCGACCCTCAGGTGGTCCCACGGCCACCGTGGGGACGGGGGCAAACATCCCGTCCCCATCCCGGGCCTACGCTCCACCGGCAG AAAGGAAGAGGTTTTACCAGAATGTCAGCATCACACAGGGTGAAG GTGGCTTTGAGATAAACTTGGACCACAGGAAGCTGAAAACTCCCCAGGCCAAGCTCTTTACTGTCCCCAGCGAGGCGCTGGCCATCGCAGTGGCCACAGAATGGGACTCCCAGCAGGACACCATCAAGTTCTATACCATGCACCTG ACCACATTGTGCAACACGTCTTTAGACAACCCAACCCAGCGAAACAAGGACCAGCTGATCCAGGCGGCTGTGAAGTTCCTGGACACTGACACCATCTG CTACAGGGTGGAAGAGCCAGAGACACTAGTGGAACTTCAAAAGAACGAGTGGGACCCAATCATAGCATGGGCCGAGAAGAG GTATGGCGTGGAGATCGGCTCTTCCACCAGCATAATGGGGCCAAGCATCCCAGACAAGACTCGGGAGGTGCTTGTCAGCCACCTGGCATCTTACAACACGTGGGCCTTACAAG GGATTGAGTTTGTAGTGGCGCAACTCAAGTCCATGCTGCTGACCCTGGGCCTGATTGATCTGCGCCTGACAGTGGAGCAGGCCGTGCTGCTGTCCCGCCTGGAGGAGGAGTACCAG ATCCAAAAGTGGGGCAATGTGGAATGGGCCCATGACTATGAGCTCCAGGAGCTGCGGGCGCGCACGGCTGCCGGTGCCCTCTTCGTCCACCTCTGCTCCGAGAGCACCACGATCAGGCACAAGCTCCTGCAGGACTGA